The following proteins are co-located in the Equus caballus isolate H_3958 breed thoroughbred chromosome 15, TB-T2T, whole genome shotgun sequence genome:
- the PCGF1 gene encoding polycomb group RING finger protein 1 isoform X1, producing the protein MASPQGGQIAIAMRLRNQLQSVYKMDPLRNEEEVRVKIKDLNEHIVCCLCAGYFVDATTITECLHTFCKSCIVKYLQTSKYCPMCNIKIHETQPLLNLKLDRVMQDIVYKLVPGLQDSEEKRIREFYQSRGLDRVTQPSGEEPALSNLGLPFSSFDHSKAHYYRYDEQLSLCLERLSSGKDKNKSVLQNKYVRCSVRAEVRHLRRVLCHRLMLNPQHVQLLFDNEVLPDHMTMKQLWLSRWFGKKSSEFHQEGGPCYVRGPQRIARGEG; encoded by the exons ATGGCGTCTCCTCAGGGGGGCCAGATTGCGATCGCGATGAGGCTTCGGAACCAGCTCCAGTCAGTGTACAAGATGGACCCGCTACGGAACGAG GAGGAGGTACGAGTAAAGATCAAAGACCTGAATGAGCACATCGTCTGCTGTCTGTGTGCCGGCTACTTCGTGGATGCCACCACCATCACAGAGTGTCTTCATACTT TCTGCAAGAGTTGTATTGTGAAGTACCTCCAAACCAGCAAGTACTGCCCCATGTGCAACATCAAGATCCACGAGACACAGCCACTGCTCAACCTCAAACTGGACCGGGTCATGCAGGACATTGTGTACAAGCTAGTGCCTGGCTTGCAAGACA GTGAAGAGAAACGAATTCGAGAATTCTACCAGTCCCGAGGACTGGACCGTGTCACCCAGCCCAGTGGGGAAG agccagccctgagcaACCTTGGCCTCCCCTTTAGCAGCTTTGACCACTCCAAAGCCCACTACTATCGCTATGATGAGCAGCTGAGCCTGTGTCTGGAGCGGCTGAG TTCTGGCAAAGACAAGAATAAAAGCGTCCTGCAG AACAAATATGTCCGATGTTCTGTTAGAGCTGAGGTTCGCCATCTCCGAAGGGTCCTGTGTCACCGCTTGATGCTAAATCCCCAGCAT GTGCAGCTCCTTTTTGACAATGAAGTGCTCCCTGATCACATGACCATGAAGCAGCTATGGCTCTCCCGCTGGTTCGGCAAG AAATCCTCTGAGTTTCATCAAGAAGGAGGGCCTTGCTATGTCCGTGGCCCCCAGCGAATTGCCAGAGGAGAGGGGTAG
- the PCGF1 gene encoding polycomb group RING finger protein 1 isoform X2, with protein sequence MASPQGGQIAIAMRLRNQLQSVYKMDPLRNEEEVRVKIKDLNEHIVCCLCAGYFVDATTITECLHTFCKSCIVKYLQTSKYCPMCNIKIHETQPLLNLKLDRVMQDIVYKLVPGLQDSEEKRIREFYQSRGLDRVTQPSGEEPALSNLGLPFSSFDHSKAHYYRYDEQLSLCLERLSSGKDKNKSVLQNKYVRCSVRAEVRHLRRVLCHRLMLNPQHVQLLFDNEVLPDHMTMKQLWLSRWFGKPSPLLLQYSVKEKRR encoded by the exons ATGGCGTCTCCTCAGGGGGGCCAGATTGCGATCGCGATGAGGCTTCGGAACCAGCTCCAGTCAGTGTACAAGATGGACCCGCTACGGAACGAG GAGGAGGTACGAGTAAAGATCAAAGACCTGAATGAGCACATCGTCTGCTGTCTGTGTGCCGGCTACTTCGTGGATGCCACCACCATCACAGAGTGTCTTCATACTT TCTGCAAGAGTTGTATTGTGAAGTACCTCCAAACCAGCAAGTACTGCCCCATGTGCAACATCAAGATCCACGAGACACAGCCACTGCTCAACCTCAAACTGGACCGGGTCATGCAGGACATTGTGTACAAGCTAGTGCCTGGCTTGCAAGACA GTGAAGAGAAACGAATTCGAGAATTCTACCAGTCCCGAGGACTGGACCGTGTCACCCAGCCCAGTGGGGAAG agccagccctgagcaACCTTGGCCTCCCCTTTAGCAGCTTTGACCACTCCAAAGCCCACTACTATCGCTATGATGAGCAGCTGAGCCTGTGTCTGGAGCGGCTGAG TTCTGGCAAAGACAAGAATAAAAGCGTCCTGCAG AACAAATATGTCCGATGTTCTGTTAGAGCTGAGGTTCGCCATCTCCGAAGGGTCCTGTGTCACCGCTTGATGCTAAATCCCCAGCAT GTGCAGCTCCTTTTTGACAATGAAGTGCTCCCTGATCACATGACCATGAAGCAGCTATGGCTCTCCCGCTGGTTCGGCAAG CCATCCCCTTTGCTTTTACAATACAGtgtgaaagagaagaggaggtaG